CAAAACTACTTTTCTCAATGACTGATAAGATAACAGGCATTTTCTTCACTTATTCAGTCTACCGCTCTAACAATTGAGAAAAATCAGACTTAGGGTGTATTTTTTTCTAGTCTTTTAGTCTGTTACTTTAAATAAAATATTTTATTGGTTACTATCAGTTTAAAAGCAAAATAAAATAGCGCTAGAAGACTATTTTTCAAATCTAGCACTATCTTATTCTCATCTAAAAATTTGATCAAAACGTCGTACTGTTACTTTGACCATCTTTGTAGGTTTCGTTTATGAATCTTTCAACCTACAGCCAAATTAAATCTTCGTTAGCAACCTGTCACGTGTCGCAAAAAATACATAAGTTTATCCGAAATTCTTACCTTATTCAGCTTCTTTGATATCTTTTGAAATTTCATCTATTTTAATTTCATTGGTTAAAAAATCAGAACTTTCAACTGGAAAATGTTGCCGAAATTCAGCTAACTCCATTAAATCAATTTGTCCTGTCGTCAACTTAAAATCCAAGACATGACCGCCAAATTTATGATCATCACTAATGAAATGCAAATGAAATCCCGCAGCTGCTGCTCCGTGGAATAGTTGCGGTGTATAAAAACCTACAATTGTTCCTGTTATTTTATCAGCTTCAAATTCTGGTTGATGTCGAGCTACTTCAACGAATTTTGGGTAAGGTTTTACTTGTTTTGGTGCTATCCGCACCTTCATATAACTAAATGTTCCAGTTATTTTAACAGCGGCAAACAAATTATGACTTATTTTATTCAATATTTCTACTTTTAACTCGTCAGCTGCCATATTAGATAGCAAAAATTGAAGATCTGATTCAAAATGAGTAACTGCTGCATAAGGGGTCAATTCATCTCCACTTAGTTGATGGACAGTTCCCGTTTCGTCTGCGTGATAAATTACACCATCTAGGAAAATAACTTCTCCATTCGCGCCTTCCAACGTTCCTAAACCAAAATCTCCATAGTGAGACAAGGTCCCGATTTTTTCTGTTCCATCCATTAAATCTTGCATCAAAGCCCCTAATGTCCCGTGTTGATAAATATAATTTTGAGCTTTCACTAACATATTCAATCTCCTTTTATTTCAGACTTAATAAAGTCGCTGTAACCATCTTTCATTGCTAGTATTTATCTAAAATTTTAATAAAGCTGATCGGGTAAAACTGTTTTACCCAATTCTTTATTGTCTGTATAATCAATAGGAATATCAATGATAACTGGTCCTTGTGTTGACAAACCTTCTTGAATTGCTGACTCTAACTCAGATTTA
The genomic region above belongs to Enterococcus saigonensis and contains:
- the budA gene encoding acetolactate decarboxylase; its protein translation is MLVKAQNYIYQHGTLGALMQDLMDGTEKIGTLSHYGDFGLGTLEGANGEVIFLDGVIYHADETGTVHQLSGDELTPYAAVTHFESDLQFLLSNMAADELKVEILNKISHNLFAAVKITGTFSYMKVRIAPKQVKPYPKFVEVARHQPEFEADKITGTIVGFYTPQLFHGAAAAGFHLHFISDDHKFGGHVLDFKLTTGQIDLMELAEFRQHFPVESSDFLTNEIKIDEISKDIKEAE